In one Cupriavidus taiwanensis genomic region, the following are encoded:
- a CDS encoding glutamate/aspartate ABC transporter substrate-binding protein yields the protein MNFAKLAALMIAGGVMCGTAQAAEQLTGTLKKIKDTGVITLGVRESSIPFNYNLGGVRQVGYSYDINMKIVEAIKDQLKLPNLQVKEIPITSQNRITLLQNGTIDIECGSTTNNLERQKQVAFTNSIFIIGTRIMVKKDAGIKDWADLKGKNVVTTAGTTSERLLRKMNDDQKLGMNIISTKDHGQSFLTLESGRAVAFMMDDALLYGERAKAKNPADWIVVGKPQSRESYGCMIRKDDPQFKKLSDTVISGMMKDGSVNTLYTKWFMQPVPPKGLNLDFPLSEDMKTLIKAPNDKALD from the coding sequence ATGAATTTCGCCAAGTTGGCTGCCCTGATGATTGCCGGGGGCGTAATGTGCGGGACGGCACAGGCAGCCGAACAACTGACGGGCACGCTGAAGAAGATCAAGGACACCGGCGTCATCACCCTGGGCGTGCGCGAGTCGTCGATTCCGTTCAACTACAACCTCGGCGGCGTGCGCCAGGTCGGCTATTCCTACGATATCAACATGAAGATCGTGGAAGCCATCAAGGACCAGTTGAAGCTGCCGAACCTGCAGGTCAAGGAAATCCCGATCACCTCGCAGAACCGCATCACGCTGCTGCAGAACGGCACCATCGACATCGAATGCGGCTCGACCACCAATAACCTGGAACGCCAGAAGCAGGTCGCCTTCACCAATTCCATCTTCATCATCGGCACGCGCATCATGGTGAAGAAGGATGCCGGCATCAAGGACTGGGCCGACCTGAAGGGCAAGAACGTCGTCACCACCGCCGGCACCACGTCGGAGCGCCTGCTGCGCAAGATGAACGACGACCAGAAGCTCGGCATGAACATCATCAGCACCAAGGACCACGGCCAGTCGTTCCTGACGCTTGAGTCGGGCCGCGCGGTGGCGTTCATGATGGACGACGCGCTGCTGTACGGCGAGCGCGCCAAGGCCAAGAATCCGGCCGACTGGATCGTGGTGGGCAAGCCCCAGTCGCGCGAATCCTACGGCTGCATGATCCGCAAGGACGACCCGCAATTCAAGAAGCTGTCCGACACCGTGATCTCCGGCATGATGAAGGATGGCTCGGTCAATACCCTGTACACCAAGTGGTTCATGCAACCGGTTCCGCCCAAGGGCCTGAACCTGGACTTCCCGCTGTCCGAAGACATGAAGACGCTGATCAAGGCGCCTAACGACAAGGCGCTGGACTGA
- a CDS encoding ABCB family ABC transporter ATP-binding protein/permease — protein MRRYSTTAEQAPDTASVKLFPGQRAPRSDWQTVRNLLPYVWHYKWRVMLALACLVAAKVANLGVPVLMKRLIDSMNITAGDPRALLAVPVGLIVAYGLLRLSATLFTELREILFSKVTQSAVREIALQVFRHLHALSLRFHLDRQTGGMSRDIERGTRGIQSLISYSLYSILPTLVEMALVIGFFVLHYDIWFAAITGCALVGYIVFTIVVTEWRTHFRRRMNELDSRANQKAIDSLLNFETVKYFGNEAYEAQRYDENLRKYRTAAIRSQNSLSFLNFGQQAIIAIGLILILWRATVGVVDGKLTLGDLVLVNTLMIQLYIPLNFLGVIYREIKQATTDMDRMFVLLGTHQEVADAPGAPPLRVSGAQVRFRDVRFSYEADRLILDGVDFTIAAGSTTAVVGHSGSGKSTLARLLFRFYDVGGGAIEIDGQDIRAITQDSLRRAIGIVPQDTVLFNDSIYYNIAYGRPDATRDEVIAAAQAAQIDAFIRELPQGYDTPVGERGLKLSGGEKQRVAIARTLLKNPPVLVFDEATSALDSRTEQAIQAELMRLAQNRTTLLIAHRLSTVVHADQILVMDHGRIVERGTHAQLMRAGGRYAEMWDIQARAAARGGDAVGAEALALDVGDATQDA, from the coding sequence ATGCGCCGCTATTCCACGACCGCCGAGCAGGCCCCCGACACTGCCTCGGTCAAGCTCTTTCCCGGCCAGCGCGCCCCCCGCAGCGACTGGCAGACCGTCCGCAACCTGTTGCCCTATGTCTGGCACTACAAGTGGCGCGTAATGCTGGCGCTGGCGTGCCTGGTGGCGGCCAAGGTGGCCAACCTGGGCGTGCCGGTGCTGATGAAGCGGCTGATCGACAGCATGAACATCACCGCCGGCGACCCGCGTGCGCTGCTGGCGGTGCCGGTCGGACTGATCGTCGCCTACGGCCTGCTGCGCCTGTCCGCGACGCTGTTCACCGAGTTGCGGGAAATCCTCTTTTCCAAGGTCACGCAGAGCGCCGTGCGCGAGATCGCGCTGCAGGTGTTCCGCCACCTGCATGCGCTGTCGCTGCGCTTCCACCTCGACCGCCAGACCGGCGGCATGAGCCGCGACATCGAGCGCGGCACGCGCGGCATCCAGTCGCTGATCTCGTATTCGCTGTACAGCATCCTGCCCACCCTGGTGGAAATGGCGCTGGTGATCGGCTTCTTCGTGCTGCACTACGACATCTGGTTCGCCGCCATCACCGGCTGCGCGCTGGTGGGCTATATCGTCTTCACCATCGTGGTGACGGAATGGCGCACGCACTTCCGCCGCCGCATGAACGAGCTCGATTCGCGCGCCAACCAGAAGGCGATCGATTCGCTGCTGAACTTCGAGACCGTCAAGTACTTCGGCAATGAAGCCTACGAGGCGCAGCGCTACGACGAGAACCTGCGCAAGTACCGCACCGCGGCGATCCGCTCGCAGAACTCGCTGTCGTTCCTCAACTTCGGCCAGCAGGCCATCATCGCCATCGGCCTGATCCTGATCCTGTGGCGCGCCACGGTGGGGGTGGTCGACGGCAAGCTCACGCTGGGCGACCTGGTGCTGGTCAACACGCTGATGATCCAGCTCTATATCCCGCTGAACTTCCTCGGCGTGATCTACCGCGAGATCAAGCAGGCCACCACCGACATGGACCGCATGTTCGTGCTGCTGGGCACGCACCAGGAGGTGGCCGACGCGCCGGGCGCGCCACCGCTGCGGGTCAGTGGCGCGCAGGTGCGCTTCCGCGACGTGCGCTTCAGCTACGAGGCCGACCGCCTGATCCTGGACGGCGTCGATTTCACCATTGCGGCGGGCAGCACCACCGCGGTGGTGGGGCACAGCGGCTCGGGCAAGTCGACGCTGGCGCGGCTGCTGTTCCGCTTCTACGACGTCGGCGGCGGCGCGATCGAGATCGACGGCCAGGACATCCGCGCCATCACCCAGGACAGCCTGCGCCGCGCCATCGGCATCGTGCCGCAGGACACCGTGCTGTTCAACGACAGCATCTACTACAACATCGCCTACGGCCGCCCGGACGCGACCCGCGACGAAGTCATCGCCGCGGCGCAGGCGGCGCAGATCGACGCCTTTATCCGCGAGCTGCCGCAGGGCTACGACACGCCCGTGGGCGAGCGCGGGCTCAAGCTGTCCGGCGGCGAGAAGCAGCGCGTGGCGATCGCGCGCACGCTGCTGAAGAATCCGCCGGTGCTGGTGTTCGACGAGGCGACTTCCGCGCTGGATTCGCGCACCGAGCAGGCGATCCAGGCCGAGCTGATGCGCCTGGCGCAGAACCGCACCACGCTGCTGATCGCGCACCGGCTCTCCACCGTGGTCCATGCCGACCAGATCCTGGTGATGGACCACGGCCGCATCGTCGAGCGCGGCACCCATGCGCAGCTGATGCGCGCGGGCGGGCGCTATGCCGAGATGTGGGACATCCAGGCGCGCGCCGCCGCCAGGGGCGGCGACGCGGTCGGCGCGGAGGCGCTGGCTCTCGACGTGGGCGACGCCACCCAGGACGCCTGA
- a CDS encoding ABC transporter substrate-binding protein, giving the protein MPQSRAAQVPPGVFTAAGENAASTASTASTASTAARPAPAPARRRLLKLGAMLGTGLVLSTLCAGVAHAQAAPTKVRFQLDWRFEGPAALFLLGEQKGYYMAEKLEVSIDAGNGSGNVVNRVASGTYDMGFADMSSVMEFYGNNPDAKNKPVAVMMVYNNTPAAILALKKSGIRAPKDLAGKRLGAPVFDAGRRAFPIFARANGLQASSFNWQAMDPTLRETMLVRGDLDAITGFSFTSILNLNARGVRDEDIVVLPYPQFGVKLYGNAVIASEEFIKKNPEAVKAFLRAFIKSARDVIARPEEGIRALKARDGIIDEKLETRRLKLALDSVVRSPDAKAEGFGRVSKPRLSLMASQVADAFGTKGRINADALWTDAYLPGAAELDVLR; this is encoded by the coding sequence ATGCCCCAATCCCGCGCTGCGCAAGTGCCGCCCGGCGTTTTCACGGCTGCCGGCGAGAACGCCGCCAGCACCGCCAGCACCGCCAGCACCGCCAGCACCGCGGCACGTCCGGCCCCCGCTCCGGCGCGCCGCCGCCTGCTGAAGCTGGGCGCAATGCTCGGCACCGGGCTGGTGCTGTCGACACTATGCGCCGGCGTGGCCCACGCGCAGGCTGCGCCGACCAAGGTCAGGTTCCAGCTCGACTGGCGCTTCGAGGGGCCGGCGGCACTGTTCCTGCTCGGCGAGCAGAAGGGCTACTACATGGCCGAGAAGCTAGAAGTCTCGATCGATGCCGGCAATGGCTCGGGCAACGTGGTCAACCGGGTGGCCTCGGGCACCTATGACATGGGCTTCGCCGACATGTCGTCGGTGATGGAGTTCTACGGCAACAACCCCGACGCGAAGAACAAGCCGGTGGCGGTGATGATGGTCTACAACAACACGCCCGCGGCCATCCTGGCGCTGAAGAAGTCGGGCATCCGCGCGCCGAAGGACCTGGCCGGCAAGCGCCTGGGCGCGCCGGTGTTCGACGCCGGCCGCCGCGCCTTCCCGATCTTCGCCCGGGCCAACGGCCTGCAGGCATCGTCGTTCAACTGGCAGGCGATGGACCCGACGCTGCGCGAAACCATGCTGGTGCGCGGCGACCTCGATGCCATCACCGGGTTTTCGTTCACGTCGATCCTGAACCTGAACGCGCGCGGTGTGAGGGACGAGGACATCGTGGTGCTGCCGTACCCGCAGTTCGGCGTGAAGCTGTACGGCAACGCCGTGATCGCGTCGGAGGAATTCATCAAGAAGAACCCGGAGGCGGTGAAGGCGTTCCTGCGCGCCTTCATCAAGTCGGCGCGCGACGTGATCGCGCGTCCGGAGGAAGGCATCCGCGCGCTCAAGGCGCGCGACGGCATCATCGACGAGAAGCTGGAAACGCGCCGGCTGAAGCTGGCGCTGGACAGCGTGGTCAGGTCGCCCGACGCGAAGGCCGAGGGCTTTGGCCGCGTCAGCAAGCCGCGCCTGTCGCTGATGGCTTCGCAGGTGGCCGATGCCTTCGGCACCAAGGGCCGTATCAACGCCGATGCGCTGTGGACCGACGCGTACCTGCCGGGCGCGGCCGAACTGGACGTGCTGCGATGA
- a CDS encoding ABC transporter permease, which yields MMTLTSAQERRVQRVAPWLLLAAVLLLWQGACMAFDVSDFILPTPSAIVAALADYADVIAGHAWRTFWTTMVGFGVAIGVGVLLGLAMGSSRLLYAASYPLMTAFNALPKAAFVPILVVWFGLGAGPAILTAFLISFFPIMVNIATGLATLEPELEDVLRVLGAKRRDVLFKVGLPRALPYFFASLKVAITLAFVGTTVSEMNAANEGIGYLLVSAGSAMKMPLAFAGLVVIAVMAMAMYELFAVVEKRMTGWAHRG from the coding sequence ATGATGACTCTGACTTCGGCGCAGGAGCGCCGCGTGCAGCGCGTGGCGCCGTGGCTGCTGCTGGCCGCGGTGCTGCTGCTGTGGCAGGGCGCGTGCATGGCCTTCGACGTCTCCGACTTCATCCTGCCGACGCCGTCAGCCATCGTGGCCGCGCTGGCGGACTACGCGGACGTGATCGCCGGCCATGCCTGGCGCACCTTCTGGACCACCATGGTGGGTTTCGGCGTGGCCATCGGCGTGGGCGTGCTGCTCGGGCTGGCGATGGGCTCGTCGCGGCTGCTCTACGCCGCCAGCTACCCGCTGATGACCGCCTTCAACGCGCTGCCCAAGGCCGCCTTCGTGCCGATCCTGGTGGTGTGGTTCGGGCTCGGCGCCGGCCCGGCCATCCTGACCGCGTTCCTGATCTCGTTCTTCCCGATCATGGTCAATATCGCCACCGGGCTGGCCACGCTGGAGCCGGAACTGGAAGACGTGCTGCGCGTGCTCGGCGCCAAACGGCGCGACGTGCTGTTCAAGGTCGGCCTGCCGCGCGCGCTGCCGTACTTCTTTGCCTCGCTCAAGGTGGCGATCACGCTGGCCTTTGTCGGCACCACGGTGTCGGAGATGAATGCCGCCAACGAGGGCATCGGCTACCTGCTGGTGTCGGCCGGCTCCGCCATGAAGATGCCGCTGGCCTTCGCCGGGCTGGTGGTGATCGCGGTGATGGCGATGGCGATGTACGAGCTGTTCGCGGTGGTGGAGAAGCGCATGACCGGCTGGGCCCACCGGGGCTGA
- a CDS encoding Glu/Leu/Phe/Val family dehydrogenase, translating to MSSAAPTNTAGQKHAIPSYLNADNLGPWGIYLQQVDRVTPYLGSLARWVETLKRPKRALIVDVPIELDNGTIAHFEGYRVQHNLSRGPGKGGVRFHQDVTLSEVMALSAWMSVKNAAVNVPYGGAKGGIRVDPRTLSQAELERLTRRYTSEINIIIGPSKDIPAPDVNTNAQVMAWMMDTYSMNSGSTSTGVVTGKPISLGGSLGRHEATGRGVFVVGSEAARNIGLEVKGARVAVQGFGNVGAVAAKLFHEAGAKVVAVQDHRTTLFDPAGLDVPAMMEYASHSGTIDGFPGEVLRTEQFWEVDCDILIPAALEGQITAENAPKITAKLVIEGANGPTTPQADDILRERNILVCPDVIANAGGVTVSYFEWVQDFSSFFWTEEEINQRLVRIMQEAFRAIWQVAQENKVTLRTAAFIVACTRILQAREMRGLYP from the coding sequence ATGTCTTCTGCAGCACCGACCAACACTGCTGGCCAAAAGCACGCAATTCCGTCCTACCTCAACGCCGACAACCTCGGTCCCTGGGGCATCTACCTGCAGCAAGTCGACCGCGTCACGCCCTATCTGGGTTCGCTGGCGCGCTGGGTCGAGACCCTCAAGCGCCCCAAGCGCGCCCTCATCGTCGACGTGCCGATCGAGCTCGACAACGGCACCATCGCCCATTTCGAGGGCTACCGGGTGCAGCACAACCTGTCGCGTGGCCCGGGCAAGGGCGGCGTGCGCTTCCACCAGGACGTGACCCTGTCCGAAGTGATGGCGCTGTCGGCCTGGATGTCGGTGAAGAACGCGGCGGTCAACGTGCCGTACGGCGGTGCCAAGGGCGGCATCCGCGTCGACCCGCGCACGCTGTCGCAGGCCGAGCTGGAACGCCTGACGCGCCGCTACACCAGCGAAATCAACATCATCATCGGGCCGAGCAAGGACATCCCGGCACCGGACGTCAACACCAACGCACAGGTGATGGCGTGGATGATGGACACCTATTCGATGAACTCGGGCAGCACCTCGACCGGCGTCGTGACCGGCAAGCCGATCTCGCTGGGCGGCTCGCTGGGCCGCCACGAGGCCACCGGCCGCGGCGTGTTCGTGGTCGGCTCCGAGGCCGCGCGCAATATCGGCCTCGAGGTCAAGGGCGCGCGCGTGGCGGTGCAGGGCTTCGGCAACGTCGGCGCGGTCGCCGCCAAGCTGTTCCATGAGGCCGGCGCCAAGGTGGTGGCGGTGCAGGACCACCGCACCACGCTGTTCGACCCGGCCGGCCTGGACGTGCCGGCGATGATGGAATACGCCTCGCACAGCGGCACCATCGACGGCTTCCCCGGCGAAGTCCTGCGTACCGAGCAATTCTGGGAAGTCGATTGCGACATCCTGATCCCCGCCGCGCTGGAAGGCCAGATTACCGCGGAAAACGCGCCGAAGATCACGGCAAAGCTGGTGATCGAGGGCGCCAACGGCCCGACCACGCCGCAGGCCGACGACATCCTGCGCGAGCGCAATATCCTGGTCTGCCCCGACGTGATCGCCAACGCCGGCGGCGTGACCGTGTCCTACTTCGAATGGGTGCAGGACTTCTCCAGCTTCTTCTGGACCGAGGAAGAGATCAACCAGCGCCTGGTACGGATCATGCAAGAAGCCTTCCGGGCAATCTGGCAAGTGGCACAGGAAAACAAGGTGACGCTGCGCACGGCGGCGTTCATCGTGGCCTGTACGCGGATCCTGCAGGCGCGCGAGATGCGCGGCCTGTACCCCTGA
- the gltK gene encoding glutamate/aspartate ABC transporter permease GltK has product MAYSFDFTSINPSTLHVLGEGMMVSLKITVTAVVVGIVWGTILAMMRLSSFRLLNWFAQGYVTIFRSIPLVMVLLWFFLIIPQVLQGIFNLSPATDLRMTSALVAFALFEAAYYSEIIRAGIQSVSRGQMFAAQALGMTYGQSMRLVILPQAFRNMVPLLLTQGIILFQDTSLVYVSALADFFGQAYGIGERDGRIVEMLLFAGLVYFIICFSASLLVKRYQKKVAV; this is encoded by the coding sequence ATGGCTTATTCCTTCGATTTCACCTCGATCAACCCGAGCACGCTGCACGTGCTGGGCGAGGGCATGATGGTCTCGCTCAAGATCACCGTCACCGCGGTGGTGGTCGGCATCGTCTGGGGCACCATCCTGGCGATGATGCGGCTGTCGTCGTTCAGGCTGCTGAACTGGTTCGCGCAGGGGTACGTGACCATCTTCCGCTCGATCCCGCTGGTGATGGTGCTGTTGTGGTTCTTCCTGATCATCCCGCAGGTGCTGCAGGGCATCTTCAACCTGTCGCCCGCGACCGACCTGCGCATGACCTCGGCGCTGGTGGCGTTCGCGCTGTTCGAGGCCGCGTACTACTCCGAGATCATCCGCGCGGGCATCCAGAGCGTGTCGCGCGGGCAGATGTTCGCGGCGCAGGCGCTGGGCATGACCTACGGGCAGTCGATGCGGCTGGTGATCCTGCCGCAGGCGTTCCGCAACATGGTGCCGCTGCTGCTGACGCAGGGCATCATCCTGTTCCAGGATACGTCGCTGGTATACGTGAGCGCGCTGGCCGACTTCTTCGGCCAGGCCTACGGCATCGGCGAGCGTGATGGCCGGATCGTCGAGATGCTGCTGTTCGCCGGCCTGGTGTACTTCATCATTTGTTTCTCCGCTTCGCTGCTGGTCAAGCGTTATCAGAAAAAGGTGGCTGTATGA
- a CDS encoding acyl-CoA thioesterase: MNAPHTVPALPAGKNPALRVVPMPADANVHGDVFGGWIMAQVDIAGSIPAVERAQGRVATVAVNSFLFKHPVFVGDLVSFYADIVKTGRTSITVAVEVYAQRMRHSNEIVKVTEATLTYVATDESRQPRVLPTA, from the coding sequence ATGAACGCTCCCCATACCGTCCCCGCCCTGCCCGCCGGCAAGAATCCCGCGCTGCGCGTGGTGCCGATGCCCGCCGACGCCAACGTGCACGGCGACGTGTTCGGCGGCTGGATCATGGCGCAAGTGGATATTGCAGGGTCGATCCCGGCGGTCGAGCGCGCGCAGGGACGTGTCGCGACCGTGGCGGTCAATTCTTTCCTGTTCAAGCACCCGGTATTTGTCGGCGACCTGGTGAGCTTCTACGCCGATATCGTCAAGACCGGGCGTACCTCGATCACGGTCGCGGTGGAAGTCTATGCGCAGCGGATGCGGCATAGCAACGAGATCGTCAAGGTGACCGAGGCGACGTTGACGTACGTGGCGACGGATGAGTCGCGGCAGCCGCGGGTGTTGCCGACGGCTTGA
- a CDS encoding amino acid ABC transporter permease gives MNYNWHWGVFLEQAAQNETYLDWMISGLKVTLALGLSSWVIALAIGSVLGVLRTVPNKWLAGIAATYVEIFRNIPLLVQLFIWYFVAPELLPGGEAIKQMNPFAQQFLAAMLCLGTFTAARVCEQVRSGINSLARGQKNAGLAMGFTLPQTYRHVLLPMAFRVIVPPLTSEFLNIFKNSAVASTIGLLELAAQGRQLVDYTARPYESFIAVTLMYALINVTVMLLMRWVEARTRVPGFIGGK, from the coding sequence ATGAACTACAACTGGCATTGGGGAGTTTTCCTCGAACAGGCCGCCCAGAACGAGACCTACCTGGACTGGATGATCTCCGGCCTGAAGGTCACGCTCGCGCTGGGGCTTTCGTCCTGGGTCATTGCGCTGGCCATCGGCTCGGTGCTCGGCGTGCTGCGCACGGTGCCGAACAAATGGCTGGCCGGCATTGCCGCCACCTATGTCGAGATTTTCCGCAACATCCCGCTGCTGGTGCAGCTGTTCATCTGGTATTTCGTCGCCCCCGAGCTGCTGCCCGGCGGCGAGGCGATCAAGCAGATGAACCCGTTCGCGCAGCAGTTCCTGGCCGCCATGCTGTGCCTGGGAACGTTTACCGCCGCGCGGGTCTGCGAGCAGGTGCGCTCGGGCATCAACTCGCTGGCGCGCGGGCAGAAGAACGCGGGCCTGGCAATGGGCTTCACGCTGCCGCAGACCTACCGCCACGTGCTGCTGCCGATGGCGTTCCGCGTGATCGTGCCGCCGCTGACTTCCGAATTCCTGAACATCTTCAAGAACTCGGCGGTGGCGTCGACAATCGGCCTGCTGGAACTGGCCGCGCAGGGGCGCCAGCTGGTGGACTACACCGCGCGTCCGTATGAATCGTTCATCGCGGTCACGCTGATGTACGCGCTGATCAACGTCACGGTGATGCTGCTGATGCGCTGGGTCGAGGCCCGCACGCGCGTGCCCGGCTTCATCGGCGGCAAGTAA
- a CDS encoding enoyl-CoA hydratase, with protein sequence MSIRTSIEQGILTLEFDRIDKKNAITAAMYQSLADALRAAGTDPAVRAILLRGKPEVFTAGNDLEDFMQRPPGAGEGAEAAPVFQFLYQISHASKPVVAAVSGAAVGVGTTMLLHCDLVYASDTARLSLPFVQLGLCPEAASSLLLPRLVGYQRAAEKLLLGEAFNAQEALEIGLVTRVLPVAELHDFALAQARKLAALPASSLRETKRLMKAGAMAEVEKQMADEGAVFRRMLVAPEAKEAFSAFFEKRKPDFTKFE encoded by the coding sequence ATGAGCATTCGCACCAGCATCGAGCAGGGCATCCTGACGCTCGAATTCGACCGCATCGACAAGAAAAACGCCATCACCGCGGCGATGTACCAGTCGCTGGCCGACGCGCTGCGCGCGGCCGGGACCGATCCCGCCGTGCGCGCCATCCTGCTGCGCGGCAAGCCCGAAGTCTTCACCGCCGGCAATGACCTCGAGGATTTCATGCAGCGCCCTCCCGGCGCGGGCGAAGGCGCCGAAGCGGCTCCGGTGTTCCAGTTCCTGTACCAGATCAGCCATGCCAGCAAGCCGGTGGTGGCGGCGGTCAGCGGCGCGGCGGTTGGCGTGGGCACCACCATGCTGTTGCATTGCGACCTGGTCTATGCGTCCGACACCGCCAGGCTGTCGCTGCCGTTCGTGCAGCTTGGGCTGTGCCCCGAGGCCGCCTCCAGCCTGCTGCTGCCACGGCTGGTCGGCTACCAGCGCGCGGCCGAGAAGCTGCTGCTGGGCGAGGCCTTCAACGCGCAGGAAGCACTCGAGATCGGGCTGGTGACGCGGGTGCTGCCGGTGGCCGAGCTGCATGACTTCGCCCTGGCGCAGGCGCGCAAGCTGGCGGCCTTGCCGGCGTCGTCGCTGCGCGAGACCAAGCGCCTGATGAAGGCCGGCGCGATGGCCGAAGTGGAGAAGCAGATGGCCGACGAGGGCGCGGTGTTCCGGCGCATGCTGGTGGCGCCGGAGGCGAAGGAGGCGTTCAGCGCGTTCTTTGAAAAGCGGAAGCCGGATTTCACGAAGTTTGAGTGA
- a CDS encoding ABC transporter ATP-binding protein — MPAASTNATAATAATAPVEPFVDFNRVWLAYDDTLARQGEFAVEDLSLQAAPGEFIAIVGPSGCGKSTFMKLATGLRPATRGMVKVAGHKVSGPLKQVGMAFQAPTLLPWRTTLDNVMLPLEIVEPYRSTLRARRDEYIDRARRLLHTVGLGGYEDKYPWQLSGGMQQRASICRALIHQPRMLLLDEPFGALDAFTREELWCVLRDLWQAQRFNVILVTHDLREAVFLADTVYVMSPRPGRIVMRKEIGLPRPRDLELTYTEPFAELVHALREKIGHVRQH; from the coding sequence ATGCCGGCCGCCTCGACTAACGCGACTGCCGCGACTGCCGCGACCGCGCCGGTCGAGCCCTTTGTCGATTTCAACCGGGTCTGGCTGGCCTATGACGACACGCTCGCGCGCCAGGGCGAGTTCGCGGTGGAAGACCTGTCGCTGCAGGCCGCGCCGGGCGAGTTCATCGCCATCGTCGGCCCGTCCGGCTGCGGCAAGTCCACCTTCATGAAGCTGGCCACCGGCCTCAGGCCCGCCACGCGCGGCATGGTCAAGGTTGCCGGGCACAAGGTGAGCGGGCCGCTCAAGCAGGTCGGCATGGCGTTCCAGGCGCCGACGCTGCTGCCGTGGCGCACCACGCTCGACAACGTGATGCTGCCGCTGGAGATCGTCGAGCCCTACCGCTCGACCTTGCGGGCGCGCCGCGACGAGTACATTGATCGCGCCCGCCGGCTGCTGCATACCGTGGGCCTGGGCGGCTACGAGGACAAATACCCGTGGCAGCTCTCCGGCGGCATGCAGCAGCGCGCGTCGATCTGCCGCGCGCTGATCCACCAGCCGCGCATGCTGCTGCTCGACGAGCCCTTCGGCGCGCTCGACGCCTTCACCCGCGAAGAACTCTGGTGCGTGCTGCGCGACCTGTGGCAGGCGCAGCGCTTCAACGTGATCCTGGTCACGCACGACCTGCGCGAGGCCGTGTTCCTTGCCGACACGGTCTACGTGATGAGCCCGCGACCCGGCCGCATCGTGATGCGCAAGGAGATCGGCCTGCCGCGGCCGCGCGATCTGGAACTGACCTATACCGAGCCCTTCGCCGAGCTGGTGCACGCGCTGCGCGAGAAGATCGGCCATGTGCGCCAGCACTGA
- a CDS encoding LysR family transcriptional regulator, with the protein MEIKWLEDFVSLAETHSFSRSAELRHVTQPAFSRRIQSLEAWVGTELIDRSSYPTSLTPAGKVFYEQALAMLAQVSETRALMRGQRSANAQVLEFAVPHTLSLTFFPEWLKALERKLGTLPCRLRALNVHDAVLMLVEGGCDLVMVYHHARQAIQLDPARYDMLVLGTERLSPYSVPDPAGKPQFRLPGTDKKPVPFLSYTPNAFLGRMVDLLLADTAEALKLDKCYETDMAEALKVMALSGHGMAFLPESAVREDVAAGRLVRAESARGLPLSIDMEIRLYREKPGENGGERRAGARRKRQLVDQVWGTLTST; encoded by the coding sequence ATGGAAATCAAATGGCTTGAAGACTTCGTCAGCCTGGCCGAGACGCACAGCTTCTCGCGCTCGGCCGAACTGCGCCACGTCACGCAGCCGGCGTTCTCGCGGCGGATCCAGTCGCTGGAGGCGTGGGTCGGCACCGAGCTGATCGACCGCTCGAGCTATCCCACCAGCCTGACCCCGGCCGGCAAGGTGTTCTACGAGCAGGCCCTGGCGATGCTGGCGCAGGTCAGCGAGACCCGCGCGCTGATGCGCGGCCAGCGCTCGGCCAATGCGCAGGTGCTGGAATTCGCGGTGCCGCACACGCTGTCGCTGACCTTCTTCCCGGAATGGCTCAAGGCGCTGGAGCGCAAGCTCGGCACGCTGCCGTGCCGGCTGCGCGCGCTCAATGTCCATGACGCGGTGCTGATGCTGGTCGAGGGCGGCTGCGACCTGGTGATGGTGTACCACCACGCGCGCCAGGCCATCCAGCTCGATCCGGCGCGGTACGACATGCTGGTGCTCGGTACCGAACGGCTCTCGCCCTACAGCGTGCCGGACCCCGCCGGCAAGCCCCAGTTCCGGCTGCCGGGCACCGACAAGAAGCCGGTGCCGTTCCTCAGCTATACGCCCAACGCCTTCCTCGGCCGCATGGTCGACCTGCTGCTGGCCGATACCGCGGAGGCGCTCAAGCTCGACAAATGCTACGAGACCGACATGGCCGAGGCGCTCAAGGTGATGGCGCTGTCGGGCCACGGCATGGCCTTCCTGCCCGAAAGCGCGGTGCGCGAAGACGTCGCGGCGGGGCGCCTGGTGCGGGCCGAGTCGGCGCGCGGCCTGCCGCTGTCGATCGACATGGAGATCCGGCTGTATCGGGAAAAGCCGGGCGAGAACGGCGGAGAACGGCGCGCCGGGGCGCGCCGCAAGCGCCAGCTGGTGGACCAGGTTTGGGGGACGCTGACCTCCACGTAG